A region from the Algoriphagus machipongonensis genome encodes:
- a CDS encoding YdeI/OmpD-associated family protein, translating to MPLDVDQYLTEGCGRCNLGGTPNCKVHSWTKELHLLRQIVLSSGLKEEVKWGVPTYTLNGKNVLIIAAFKDYCSINFFKGSLLKDPERILERPGENTQFSRSLKFKSVSEITELDQTIREYLFESIEVEKAGIEPEKKDKPQMMIPEELQMKLDEDPGFKEAFESLTPGRQRGYLLHFTQAKQSKTRLARIEKCIPKILMGKGLQEPI from the coding sequence ATGCCCTTGGACGTAGATCAATATTTAACTGAAGGTTGTGGAAGATGTAATTTGGGAGGTACACCCAACTGCAAAGTTCACTCCTGGACGAAGGAATTGCATCTGCTAAGGCAAATTGTGCTGAGTTCCGGTCTGAAAGAGGAAGTGAAATGGGGAGTTCCAACGTACACCCTGAATGGTAAAAATGTATTGATTATAGCTGCTTTTAAAGATTACTGCTCCATTAATTTTTTTAAAGGATCTTTGCTAAAAGACCCTGAAAGAATATTAGAGAGGCCGGGAGAAAACACGCAATTTTCAAGGTCATTAAAATTCAAAAGTGTTTCTGAAATTACGGAATTGGATCAAACCATTAGAGAGTATCTTTTTGAATCAATTGAAGTGGAGAAAGCGGGGATAGAGCCAGAGAAGAAAGATAAACCACAAATGATGATTCCAGAGGAACTACAAATGAAATTGGATGAAGATCCAGGTTTTAAAGAGGCCTTTGAGAGTCTTACGCCAGGAAGACAGCGTGGCTATCTCCTTCACTTCACACAGGCAAAACAATCGAAAACCAGGCTTGCTCGAATAGAAAAGTGCATTCCCAAAATTTTGATGGGTAAAGGACTGCAGGAACCTATATAA
- a CDS encoding YdeI/OmpD-associated family protein, with amino-acid sequence MNPKVDFFFEKPSQWQQEYLLLRSIILDSELIEELKWGVPCYTFRGSNVVLIHGFKDYCAILFHKGALLKDHEGILIQQTENVQAARQMRFTELKEIQVLKATIKAYVFEAIEVEKAGLKVELKKTSEFPMPEEFKSILEVDSELKKAFESLTPGRQRGYMLYFSQAKQSKTRETRIEKYMPKIFEGKGLND; translated from the coding sequence ATGAACCCAAAAGTTGATTTCTTTTTCGAAAAACCTTCCCAGTGGCAGCAGGAGTATTTGCTTTTAAGATCTATTATTCTTGATTCTGAATTGATCGAGGAATTAAAATGGGGTGTTCCTTGCTACACTTTTCGTGGAAGCAATGTGGTCTTGATTCATGGTTTTAAGGATTATTGTGCCATCCTATTTCACAAAGGTGCCCTTCTAAAAGATCATGAAGGAATTTTGATTCAACAAACAGAAAATGTCCAGGCGGCTAGACAAATGAGGTTCACAGAATTGAAGGAAATTCAAGTACTAAAAGCGACCATCAAAGCATATGTTTTTGAAGCGATTGAGGTGGAAAAAGCAGGGCTAAAAGTTGAATTAAAGAAAACCTCAGAATTCCCAATGCCAGAGGAATTCAAATCTATACTAGAGGTAGATTCCGAATTGAAAAAAGCATTTGAAAGCCTGACTCCCGGAAGGCAACGAGGTTACATGCTTTATTTTTCACAAGCCAAACAATCCAAAACCAGGGAGACAAGAATTGAAAAATATATGCCTAAAATTTTTGAAGGTAAGGGACTAAACGACTAA
- a CDS encoding alpha-L-fucosidase, with protein MIQKYFWLILVALMVTIGAEAQNTLHPTSSEYEYPTDPKVAEKLEHWRDQKFGILIHWGIYAVPGIVESWSIVNEDWINRKDTTQSYEDYKDWYWGLNEKFNPQGFDPSQWADAAAKAGMKYVVFTTKHHDGFNMFDTQFTDYKITNGPFANHPKADVAKYVFDAFREKDMMIGAYYSKPDWHSQYYWWDYRATPDRNVNYDIRKHPWRWNQYVQFTHNQLNEITSNYGDIDILWLDGGWVRPKSTVNEEVLSWGAPIPEFSQEIDMPKVAKMARENQEGILIVDRTVHGPFENYRTPEQGIPSEMSSDPWESCITLGGAWGYVPNDKFKPSRKVIHLLIEIVAKGGNLLLGVGPTADGVFLPEQVSRLEEIGAWMEVNGEGIYNTRAIQDFKDEKLYFTKGKEKEMYALLPLEEGEELSETISWTKNAPKEGSKITILGENKSLRWKTEDGKTLVSIPKSLQKKLSGAPAIVLKFEGN; from the coding sequence ATGATCCAAAAATATTTTTGGTTGATTCTGGTGGCATTAATGGTCACTATTGGAGCGGAAGCTCAGAATACCTTACATCCAACATCTTCTGAATACGAATACCCAACTGATCCCAAAGTGGCTGAGAAGCTGGAACATTGGCGAGATCAAAAATTCGGGATTTTGATTCACTGGGGCATTTATGCAGTGCCGGGAATCGTCGAGTCATGGAGCATTGTCAATGAAGATTGGATCAACAGAAAAGATACAACTCAGAGCTATGAGGATTATAAAGATTGGTATTGGGGACTAAATGAGAAATTTAACCCACAAGGATTTGACCCCAGCCAGTGGGCGGATGCTGCTGCCAAAGCAGGAATGAAATATGTGGTTTTTACCACCAAGCATCATGATGGCTTCAATATGTTTGATACCCAGTTTACGGATTATAAAATCACCAATGGGCCCTTTGCAAATCATCCCAAAGCAGATGTGGCTAAATATGTTTTTGATGCCTTTAGAGAAAAGGATATGATGATTGGAGCCTATTATTCTAAACCAGATTGGCATTCTCAATATTACTGGTGGGATTATCGAGCTACTCCTGATAGAAATGTCAATTATGACATCCGTAAGCACCCTTGGAGATGGAATCAATATGTTCAGTTTACGCATAATCAATTGAATGAAATCACCAGCAATTATGGGGATATTGATATCCTTTGGTTGGATGGGGGATGGGTTAGACCCAAATCCACAGTAAATGAAGAGGTCTTGAGCTGGGGTGCACCAATCCCTGAATTCAGTCAGGAAATCGATATGCCTAAAGTGGCTAAGATGGCAAGGGAAAATCAAGAGGGAATATTAATTGTGGATCGTACGGTTCATGGTCCATTTGAAAATTATAGAACTCCTGAGCAAGGTATTCCATCGGAGATGTCTTCCGATCCATGGGAAAGTTGCATCACTTTAGGTGGTGCTTGGGGGTATGTTCCAAATGATAAATTTAAACCTTCCAGAAAAGTCATTCACCTGTTGATAGAGATAGTGGCAAAAGGAGGAAACTTATTATTGGGTGTGGGACCCACCGCAGATGGAGTGTTCTTACCTGAGCAGGTTTCTAGATTGGAAGAAATTGGAGCTTGGATGGAAGTGAATGGAGAGGGAATTTATAATACCCGAGCGATTCAGGATTTTAAAGATGAAAAACTCTATTTTACAAAAGGGAAGGAAAAAGAAATGTATGCTTTATTGCCTCTAGAAGAAGGAGAAGAACTTAGCGAAACAATTTCTTGGACCAAAAATGCTCCCAAAGAAGGGAGCAAGATCACGATTTTGGGAGAAAATAAATCCCTTCGATGGAAAACTGAAGATGGCAAGACCTTGGTTTCAATTCCCAAAAGTCTGCAGAAAAAGCTCTCAGGAGCACCAGCAATTGTCTTAAAATTTGAAGGCAATTGA